A window of the Parabacteroides merdae ATCC 43184 genome harbors these coding sequences:
- a CDS encoding ABC transporter ATP-binding protein, giving the protein MKDFLRILRRFVPPYKKFMVWNVIFNVLSAILNLFSFALIIPILNILFKISDETYTYTDWTFAPFSFEAWKATPELLKNNFFWFVSDMIETKGGSFTLIILGVFLIVSTFLKVGTMYMAFYTMIPIRTGVVRDIRNQINRKITELPLGFFSEERKGDIIARVSGDVNEIETSIMSSLDMLFKNPILILIYLIGMIAISWQLTLFVFILLPFAGYVMGTVGKKLKRKSFEGQQQWGYLMSQIEETLGGLRVIKAFNAEAKIQDRFEKSNETFRRLTNRIYRRQQMAHPMSEFLGTATIAIVLWYGGTLILSSNSPIDASTFIYYLVIFYSIINPAKDLSKASYAIQKGLASMDRVDKILKAESNINDPEDPKPIALTESICYRDVWFKYQHEWVLKGIDLTIPKGHTVALVGQSGSGKSTLVDLLPRFYDVDKGSITIDGTDVRDATLYDLRSLMGNVNQEAILFNDTFFNNISFGVEGATLEQVQEAARIANAHDFIMASEDGYDTNIGDRGGKLSGGQRQRISIARAILKNPPILILDEATSALDTESERLVQEALENLMRNRTTIVIAHRLSTIRNADEICVMHEGEIVERGRHEELIALDGYYKRLCDMQSF; this is encoded by the coding sequence ATGAAGGATTTTCTGCGTATACTGAGGCGTTTTGTGCCTCCCTATAAGAAATTTATGGTGTGGAATGTGATATTTAACGTCCTGTCTGCCATTTTGAACCTGTTCTCTTTTGCATTAATCATCCCGATTCTGAATATCTTGTTTAAAATCAGTGACGAAACCTATACCTATACGGATTGGACGTTCGCCCCTTTCTCGTTCGAAGCCTGGAAAGCGACTCCGGAATTGCTGAAAAACAACTTCTTTTGGTTCGTGTCCGACATGATCGAGACGAAAGGCGGTTCCTTCACGCTGATCATATTGGGTGTTTTCCTGATCGTGTCTACTTTCTTGAAGGTCGGGACGATGTATATGGCTTTTTATACGATGATCCCGATCCGTACGGGTGTCGTCCGCGACATCCGCAACCAGATCAATCGCAAGATAACGGAACTCCCTCTGGGCTTTTTCTCGGAAGAGCGGAAGGGGGATATAATCGCACGCGTTTCGGGAGATGTGAACGAGATCGAGACTTCGATCATGAGTTCGCTTGATATGCTCTTCAAAAACCCGATCCTGATCCTGATCTACCTGATCGGGATGATCGCCATCAGCTGGCAGCTGACGCTTTTTGTCTTCATCCTGCTGCCTTTCGCCGGATATGTGATGGGAACGGTCGGAAAGAAGTTGAAACGGAAATCGTTCGAGGGACAGCAACAATGGGGGTATCTGATGAGTCAGATAGAGGAGACGTTGGGTGGCCTGCGTGTTATCAAGGCTTTCAATGCGGAGGCGAAGATACAGGACCGTTTTGAGAAAAGCAACGAAACGTTTCGGCGGTTGACGAACCGCATTTACCGCCGCCAGCAGATGGCGCATCCTATGAGCGAGTTCTTGGGGACAGCCACGATCGCGATCGTGCTGTGGTATGGCGGTACGCTGATCCTGAGCAGTAACAGTCCGATCGACGCCTCTACTTTCATCTACTACTTGGTGATTTTTTACAGTATAATCAATCCGGCGAAGGATCTTAGCAAGGCCTCTTATGCCATTCAGAAAGGGCTTGCCTCTATGGATCGCGTCGATAAGATCCTGAAGGCGGAAAGCAATATTAACGATCCTGAGGATCCGAAACCGATTGCTCTGACGGAAAGTATTTGCTACCGGGATGTCTGGTTCAAGTACCAGCATGAATGGGTGCTGAAAGGCATTGACCTGACGATTCCGAAAGGACACACGGTAGCGCTGGTCGGCCAGTCGGGGTCGGGAAAGAGCACGTTGGTGGATTTGCTGCCTCGTTTCTATGATGTGGACAAGGGGAGCATAACGATCGACGGAACGGATGTGCGTGATGCGACCTTGTACGATCTGCGCAGCCTGATGGGGAATGTCAACCAGGAGGCGATTCTTTTTAACGACACATTTTTCAATAATATCTCTTTCGGAGTGGAAGGGGCTACACTCGAACAGGTCCAAGAGGCGGCCCGTATCGCCAATGCGCATGATTTTATCATGGCGAGCGAAGATGGATACGATACTAATATCGGTGACCGCGGCGGTAAGTTGTCGGGCGGACAGCGCCAGCGTATCAGTATTGCACGTGCCATTCTGAAGAACCCGCCGATCCTGATCCTCGACGAGGCGACTTCGGCGCTCGACACCGAGTCGGAACGCTTGGTGCAGGAGGCTTTGGAGAACCTGATGCGTAACCGTACGACGATCGTGATTGCACACCGGCTCTCGACGATTCGTAATGCGGACGAGATTTGCGTGATGCATGAAGGGGAGATTGTGGAACGCGGACGGCACGAGGAGCTGATTGCATTGGATGGATATTATAAAAGATTGTGCGATATGCAAAGTTTTTGA
- the der gene encoding ribosome biogenesis GTPase Der: MGNIVAIVGRPNVGKSTLFNRLTQTRQAIVNEEAGTTRDRQYGKAEWTGKEFSLIDTGGWVINSDDVFEEEINKQVKVALEEADVILFVVDVLNGVTDLDNEVAAILRRAKKPVIVVANKADNFELHPSSAEFYSFGLGDPFCISAINGSCTGDLLDKIVATLPDDKQEMLEEELPRIAIIGRPNAGKSSLINAFIGEDRHIVTDIAGTTRDSIYTKYNKFGLNFYLVDTAGIRKKGKVNEDLEYYSVIRSIRAIENSDVCVLMLDATRGIESQDLNIFSLVQKNKKGLVVCVNKWDLVEDKSQKVIDTFMSAIRERLAPFTDFPILFISALTKQRILKVLETAKDVYENRQRRVPTAKLNEIMLPIIENYPPPAWKGKYIKIKYITQLPAGQVPSFVFFCNLPQWIKEPYKRFLENKIRENWNFTGTPINVFIREK; the protein is encoded by the coding sequence ATGGGAAATATTGTTGCAATAGTTGGTAGACCCAACGTAGGAAAGTCCACTCTCTTCAACCGTTTGACACAGACGCGCCAGGCGATTGTCAACGAGGAAGCAGGCACTACCCGCGACCGTCAGTATGGCAAGGCAGAGTGGACAGGTAAAGAATTTTCGCTGATTGACACCGGCGGATGGGTGATTAATTCGGATGATGTTTTTGAAGAAGAGATAAACAAGCAGGTGAAAGTCGCTCTTGAAGAGGCAGACGTGATCTTGTTTGTCGTTGATGTCTTGAATGGAGTTACGGATTTGGATAACGAAGTAGCTGCTATCCTGCGTCGTGCCAAGAAGCCTGTGATTGTTGTGGCCAATAAAGCGGATAACTTCGAATTGCATCCCTCCTCTGCCGAATTTTATTCTTTCGGATTAGGTGACCCTTTCTGTATCTCTGCTATCAACGGTTCTTGTACAGGCGATTTGTTGGATAAAATCGTTGCTACGCTTCCGGATGACAAGCAGGAGATGCTCGAAGAAGAGCTGCCCCGTATCGCCATCATCGGCCGTCCGAATGCAGGCAAATCTTCTTTGATCAACGCCTTTATCGGTGAAGACCGCCATATTGTAACGGATATTGCTGGTACGACCCGTGATTCTATTTACACGAAATATAACAAGTTCGGCCTGAATTTCTATTTGGTGGATACGGCCGGTATCCGTAAGAAGGGGAAGGTGAATGAGGATCTGGAATACTATTCCGTGATCCGTTCGATCCGCGCCATTGAGAATTCGGATGTCTGCGTGTTGATGCTAGATGCCACCCGAGGTATCGAAAGTCAGGATTTGAACATCTTCTCTTTGGTTCAGAAGAACAAGAAAGGCTTGGTCGTTTGTGTGAACAAATGGGATTTGGTGGAAGATAAAAGCCAAAAGGTGATTGATACCTTTATGAGTGCGATTCGTGAGCGTCTGGCTCCGTTTACCGATTTTCCGATCCTGTTTATTTCGGCATTGACAAAACAGCGCATTCTGAAGGTGCTGGAAACAGCCAAAGATGTATACGAAAACCGTCAGCGCCGTGTTCCGACAGCCAAGCTGAACGAAATCATGCTGCCGATCATCGAGAACTATCCGCCTCCTGCTTGGAAAGGAAAATATATCAAGATTAAATATATTACGCAGCTTCCTGCCGGCCAGGTTCCTTCGTTTGTGTTTTTCTGTAACTTGCCGCAATGGATCAAAGAGCCTTACAAACGCTTCCTGGAAAACAAGATCCGGGAAAACTGGAACTTTACGGGAACGCCGATTAATGTATTTATTCGGGAAAAGTAA
- a CDS encoding TIGR04133 family radical SAM/SPASM protein: MNKRPGLRKRLALELFRSIRKNRAKIHELRTLFWECTLRCNASCLHCGSDCHVSSAHPDMPVEDFLKVIDEITPHVDPHKVMITFTGGEALVRKDIEACGRELNKREYPWGIVSNGLLLNRTRLDSLLAAGMHSITISLDGFEEAHNWLRGNRRSFEGAVNAIAMLAEEKEIVWDVVTCVNQKNFKDLMLLKDFLIELGVKNWRIFTIFPVGRAAETPELQIDDTQFTWILKFIRHCRAEGKIHASFACEGFLGNYEGEVRDQIFHCNAGISTASVLIDGSISGCPSIRANFHQGNIYKDSFVDVWNNGFKEYRNREWARKGQCADCDMFRYCEGSGMHLHDDSGDLITCHYRRIEN, encoded by the coding sequence ATGAATAAACGTCCCGGATTACGCAAACGCCTTGCATTAGAATTATTCAGAAGCATCCGGAAGAACCGAGCCAAGATACATGAATTGCGTACGCTCTTTTGGGAGTGCACGCTCCGTTGTAACGCCTCCTGCCTCCATTGCGGTAGCGACTGCCATGTCTCGTCCGCCCATCCGGACATGCCGGTCGAAGATTTCCTGAAAGTGATAGACGAAATCACGCCTCACGTGGACCCGCATAAGGTGATGATCACGTTTACCGGCGGAGAAGCATTGGTCCGTAAAGATATCGAAGCATGCGGGCGGGAATTGAACAAACGCGAATATCCCTGGGGAATCGTCTCCAACGGATTGCTGCTCAACCGCACACGACTGGACTCGCTATTGGCGGCCGGAATGCACTCCATCACCATCAGCCTCGACGGGTTCGAAGAGGCGCACAACTGGCTCAGGGGAAACCGCCGGAGCTTCGAAGGCGCTGTCAATGCCATTGCGATGCTGGCAGAAGAGAAGGAAATCGTCTGGGACGTCGTGACCTGCGTCAATCAGAAAAACTTCAAGGACCTGATGCTGCTCAAGGATTTTCTGATCGAGCTGGGAGTCAAGAACTGGCGTATCTTCACCATTTTTCCTGTGGGCCGGGCGGCAGAGACACCGGAATTGCAGATCGACGACACACAATTCACTTGGATCCTCAAATTCATCCGTCATTGCCGCGCCGAGGGAAAGATACATGCTAGTTTTGCCTGTGAAGGTTTCCTCGGCAATTACGAGGGGGAAGTACGCGACCAGATTTTTCACTGCAATGCTGGTATCAGCACGGCATCGGTACTGATCGACGGATCTATATCCGGCTGTCCGAGCATCCGTGCCAACTTCCATCAGGGAAATATCTACAAAGACAGCTTTGTTGATGTCTGGAACAACGGCTTCAAAGAATATCGCAATCGGGAATGGGCACGAAAAGGACAGTGCGCAGACTGCGACATGTTCCGCTATTGCGAAGGAAGCGGTATGCATCTCCATGACGATAGCGGCGACCTGATCACCTGTCATTATCGGAGAATTGAGAATTGA
- a CDS encoding radical SAM-associated putative lipoprotein yields MKKISSSFLKSLNWLLTSVLMLLGFSTCDSEPGAAMYGTPHADFTIKGKVVNQENMPIPDIEIKCLVEHHGDNRHWFDTIPAVSTDPAGVFHCQFEEFPTDKLRIIATDIDGPQNGSYEKDSTNLTLSSDDYKGNTGSWFKGSVEKEIKFNLKRKDKE; encoded by the coding sequence ATGAAAAAGATCTCTTCCTCCTTCCTAAAAAGTCTCAATTGGCTATTAACCAGCGTACTAATGCTGCTAGGTTTCTCCACATGTGACTCTGAACCGGGAGCCGCCATGTACGGTACTCCTCATGCCGACTTTACAATCAAAGGAAAAGTCGTAAACCAAGAAAATATGCCGATTCCGGATATTGAAATAAAATGTCTGGTAGAACATCATGGCGATAACAGACATTGGTTTGACACGATACCAGCTGTTTCCACAGATCCTGCTGGAGTCTTTCATTGCCAGTTTGAAGAATTTCCAACCGACAAATTACGGATCATAGCAACGGATATAGACGGTCCCCAAAACGGTTCATACGAAAAAGACTCTACGAACCTTACACTTTCCAGCGATGATTATAAGGGAAACACAGGAAGTTGGTTTAAAGGCTCTGTCGAAAAAGAAATAAAGTTCAACCTTAAAAGAAAAGACAAAGAATGA
- a CDS encoding glycoside hydrolase family 5 protein — protein MEKKAWLICICCLCCMCGVSAPKKNNFSVKRGVNISHWLSQSNVRGENRAVFFTEADVKFLSEVGFDHLRLPVDEEQMFAPDGSKEKEAFSLLHNALSWCQKYRLKAIVDLHILRSHHFNAKEKPLFTDRKEQIRFYDLWKQLSQELHTYSVDFLAYELMNEPVADDHEQWNNIVAECVRTIRLLEPERSLLVGSNRWQGYETMRYLKIPENDPNLIISFHYYNPFLLTHYRAGWTDVKDYTGKVHYPGKLIADEDLKHLKGELYDKFSYWNKVEFNKEVIEKHFKEVVDFARLHQLPLYCGEFGCIAATPKADKERWYQDMIELFDKYEIARANWDYKGGFGIIEQGIPQTDLIYILTGRNIK, from the coding sequence ATGGAAAAGAAAGCATGGTTGATTTGTATTTGTTGTCTTTGTTGTATGTGTGGTGTTTCTGCACCGAAAAAGAACAATTTTTCGGTTAAGAGAGGCGTCAATATCAGTCATTGGTTGTCACAAAGTAATGTAAGAGGTGAAAATAGAGCTGTCTTTTTTACGGAGGCTGATGTTAAATTTTTGTCAGAAGTAGGATTTGACCATTTGCGCTTGCCTGTGGATGAAGAACAGATGTTTGCGCCCGATGGCAGTAAAGAAAAAGAAGCTTTTTCTTTGCTGCATAATGCTTTGTCGTGGTGTCAAAAATATCGGTTAAAAGCAATCGTGGATTTGCATATATTGCGTTCGCACCATTTTAATGCGAAGGAAAAACCTCTTTTTACTGATCGGAAAGAGCAGATTCGATTTTATGATTTGTGGAAGCAACTAAGTCAGGAATTGCATACCTATTCAGTCGATTTTTTAGCTTACGAATTGATGAACGAACCGGTAGCTGACGACCATGAACAGTGGAATAATATTGTAGCTGAATGTGTTCGGACCATTCGTCTGTTAGAACCCGAACGGTCGTTACTTGTTGGTTCTAATAGGTGGCAAGGATATGAAACGATGCGATATTTGAAGATACCTGAGAATGATCCGAACTTGATTATTAGTTTTCATTATTATAATCCCTTCTTGTTGACCCATTATAGGGCAGGTTGGACGGATGTAAAAGACTATACAGGAAAGGTGCATTATCCGGGAAAATTGATTGCTGATGAAGATTTGAAACACTTAAAAGGTGAATTGTATGACAAGTTCTCCTATTGGAATAAAGTGGAATTTAACAAAGAGGTGATTGAAAAACATTTCAAGGAGGTGGTCGATTTTGCCCGTTTACATCAACTCCCGTTGTATTGTGGTGAATTTGGTTGTATCGCCGCAACCCCAAAAGCCGATAAAGAACGTTGGTATCAAGATATGATAGAGTTGTTTGATAAGTATGAAATTGCGAGAGCCAATTGGGATTACAAAGGTGGTTTCGGAATTATAGAGCAAGGTATACCGCAAACGGATCTGATATATATACTTACAGGAAGAAATATCAAATAA
- a CDS encoding DUF4091 domain-containing protein → MKNALILSALLTLGPVCFAQQTEKYPLGNYEELTDTKPHDGAEVWNKMTTPTCLSWGTTDIRYKKLNVPDIKKTTRWQGKAWKGERINAQAVLWTKEALDDVTVTVSELKSGSAVIPASAITTNFVRYVMTDELNKDRKGGCGHRENKAEWDSSVVADVLDIVKIQDIKACTTQPIWLNVWVPSDARAGKYKGTLTVSGKNFQDMKLQVEIDVQNRTLPAPQDWAFHLDLWQNPYSVARYYQVPLWSKEHFDAMLPIMKMLANAGQRAITTSIMHKPWAGQTEDHFDSMVTRIKKIDGTWVYSYDVFDKWVEFMMNEVGIKDMISCYTMIPWALTFDYYDEATSRVQFINVKPGDAEYTEYWGSFLKDFSRHLRKKGWFEKTAISMDERPMEAMREAIKVIKQADPEFKITLAGNYHPEIQSDLYYLSIPYGHKFPENVKAERERKGQISTVYTCCSEAFPNTFTFSDPAEATWTALHAIAGGYDGYLRWAVNSWTADPLRDSRFRTWAAGDTYSIYPGPRSSIRFERLVEGIQDCEKIRILREELAAKGAKGKLNKLNKAVAKFTPEGLSETQQSAAEMVNELNKLLNSL, encoded by the coding sequence ATGAAAAATGCTCTTATCCTATCGGCCTTGCTGACATTAGGGCCGGTCTGTTTCGCTCAACAGACAGAAAAGTATCCTTTGGGCAATTATGAGGAACTTACAGACACCAAACCGCATGACGGCGCAGAAGTCTGGAACAAAATGACAACGCCAACCTGCCTCAGCTGGGGAACAACGGATATCCGCTACAAAAAACTGAATGTCCCCGACATCAAGAAGACAACCCGCTGGCAAGGGAAAGCCTGGAAAGGGGAACGTATCAATGCACAAGCCGTGTTGTGGACTAAAGAAGCGTTGGACGACGTAACGGTCACCGTCAGCGAACTGAAAAGCGGCTCGGCCGTCATCCCGGCTTCTGCCATCACGACGAACTTCGTACGCTATGTCATGACCGACGAGCTGAACAAGGACCGCAAAGGTGGTTGCGGACATCGCGAAAACAAGGCCGAATGGGATTCGTCTGTCGTAGCCGATGTCTTGGATATTGTAAAAATACAGGATATCAAAGCTTGTACGACACAACCGATCTGGCTGAACGTATGGGTTCCATCAGATGCCCGCGCAGGGAAATATAAGGGGACGTTGACCGTTTCAGGAAAGAATTTCCAAGATATGAAACTCCAGGTAGAAATCGACGTGCAGAACCGTACGCTGCCAGCTCCGCAAGACTGGGCTTTCCATCTGGACCTGTGGCAAAATCCCTATTCCGTAGCCCGTTACTACCAGGTTCCTCTTTGGAGCAAGGAGCATTTCGACGCCATGCTTCCGATCATGAAGATGTTGGCCAATGCCGGACAACGGGCCATCACGACCAGCATCATGCATAAACCTTGGGCCGGCCAGACGGAAGACCATTTCGACAGCATGGTAACCCGTATCAAGAAAATCGACGGGACATGGGTATACAGTTATGACGTATTTGACAAATGGGTGGAATTCATGATGAACGAAGTGGGGATCAAAGATATGATCAGTTGCTACACCATGATCCCTTGGGCTTTGACTTTCGACTATTACGATGAAGCGACCAGCCGGGTACAGTTTATCAATGTCAAACCTGGCGATGCCGAATATACCGAATACTGGGGTTCGTTCCTGAAAGACTTCTCCCGTCACCTGCGTAAAAAAGGCTGGTTTGAAAAGACTGCCATCTCTATGGACGAACGTCCTATGGAAGCCATGCGCGAAGCAATCAAAGTCATCAAGCAGGCCGATCCCGAATTCAAGATCACGCTGGCGGGCAACTATCATCCTGAAATCCAATCCGACTTGTATTACCTGAGTATCCCTTACGGCCATAAATTTCCAGAAAACGTAAAAGCCGAACGCGAACGCAAAGGACAGATCAGCACGGTCTACACGTGTTGCTCGGAAGCCTTCCCGAACACCTTTACTTTCTCCGATCCGGCCGAAGCTACTTGGACAGCCCTGCATGCCATCGCCGGAGGCTATGACGGTTACCTGCGCTGGGCCGTAAACAGTTGGACAGCCGATCCCTTGCGCGACTCACGCTTCCGCACTTGGGCAGCCGGCGATACATACAGTATCTATCCTGGCCCCCGCAGTTCGATCCGTTTCGAACGTTTGGTCGAAGGTATTCAGGACTGCGAAAAAATCCGTATCCTCCGCGAAGAGCTGGCAGCCAAAGGGGCTAAAGGCAAATTGAACAAATTAAACAAAGCAGTGGCTAAATTTACCCCGGAAGGCCTGTCCGAAACTCAACAGTCAGCAGCCGAAATGGTAAATGAATTGAATAAATTGCTGAACTCGCTGTAA
- a CDS encoding glycoside hydrolase family 95 protein, with amino-acid sequence MKYNAFVFLFMILIGCNMPEVKTGKPLSYHFDAPAGIWEASFPLGNGRLGLMPDGGVDTENIVLNEISMWSGSKQDTDNPQAYHSLGTIRKLLFEGRNDEAQELMYNTFVCKGEGSGQGQGANVPYGSYQLLGNLVLNYDYQGTSDSIFGYRRELNLDNAIATASFRRGKVTYNREVFTSFADDLGVIHLTADADRALNFSFGMNRPEHYKVTADGNDLLMQGQLPDGVDTLEMKGLRYASRVRVILPKGGNVTPGDSTVSVRNASEAILLVSMATDYFDKDLEGKVSSLLANAEKKDFASLKKGHIAAYRSLFGRVELDLGHSSREDLPMDERLAAFHENPDDPSLAALYFQFGRYLLISSTRVGLLPPNLQGLWCNTINTPWNGDYHLNINLQMNHWPAEVANLSELHLPLVEWTKQQVASGERTAKAYYNARGWVTHILGNVWEFTAPGEHPSWGATNTSAAWLCEHLYMHYLYTLDKEYLKDVYPVLKGASLFFVDMLVEDPRNKYLVTAPTTSPENGYKLPNGKTAHICAGSTMDNQIVRELFTNTIEAADILGLDSAFAGELAAKRARLMPTTIGKDGRIMEWLEPYEEVEPHHRHVSHLYGLYPGNEISTERTPELAEAARKSLIARGDKSTGWSMGWKMNFWARLHDGDHAYKLFVDLLRPCVDRKTNMTNGGGTYPNLFCAHPPFQIDGNFGGCAGIAEMLVQSQTGEIELLPALPSAWKSGSFKGLKVRGGGEVSAKWKEGRLAEAGLKALVPGSFRIKLPADSANMGIKINQKAVSLPVVDGMLKVELQAEDQLVLMF; translated from the coding sequence ATGAAATATAACGCATTTGTTTTTCTGTTTATGATTCTGATAGGATGCAATATGCCGGAAGTGAAAACGGGTAAACCGCTGTCTTATCATTTCGATGCCCCAGCCGGAATTTGGGAAGCATCGTTCCCGTTGGGTAACGGACGCCTCGGATTGATGCCGGACGGAGGTGTCGACACGGAAAATATTGTCTTGAACGAGATCTCCATGTGGTCGGGCAGTAAGCAGGATACAGATAATCCGCAGGCATATCACTCGTTGGGCACGATCCGGAAACTTCTGTTCGAAGGACGTAACGACGAAGCACAGGAACTGATGTACAATACTTTCGTCTGCAAAGGCGAAGGGAGCGGACAGGGGCAAGGAGCAAATGTCCCGTATGGCAGTTACCAACTGCTAGGTAACCTCGTGCTGAATTACGATTATCAAGGTACTTCCGATTCGATCTTCGGATATAGACGAGAATTGAATCTTGACAACGCGATTGCAACAGCTTCTTTTAGAAGGGGAAAGGTGACGTATAACCGCGAAGTCTTTACCTCTTTTGCCGATGATTTGGGGGTGATTCATTTGACTGCCGATGCGGATAGGGCGCTGAACTTCTCGTTTGGGATGAACCGTCCCGAACATTATAAGGTGACTGCCGACGGTAATGACCTTCTGATGCAGGGGCAGTTGCCTGACGGTGTCGATACGCTGGAGATGAAAGGCCTCCGCTATGCATCGCGTGTCCGCGTCATCCTGCCGAAAGGGGGAAATGTGACTCCGGGAGATTCGACTGTTTCCGTGCGGAATGCCTCCGAAGCGATCTTGTTGGTGAGTATGGCAACCGATTATTTTGATAAGGATTTGGAAGGGAAGGTCTCTTCCCTGCTGGCTAATGCCGAAAAGAAAGATTTCGCCTCTTTGAAGAAAGGGCATATTGCTGCTTACCGTTCCCTGTTCGGCCGTGTGGAGCTGGATTTGGGACATTCTTCCCGCGAAGACTTGCCTATGGACGAGCGTTTGGCTGCTTTCCACGAAAACCCGGACGATCCTTCGTTGGCTGCGCTTTATTTCCAGTTCGGCCGTTATCTGCTGATCTCGTCCACGCGTGTGGGCTTGCTGCCTCCCAATCTACAGGGGCTTTGGTGTAATACGATCAATACGCCCTGGAACGGAGACTATCATTTGAATATCAATCTTCAGATGAACCATTGGCCTGCGGAGGTGGCGAACCTTTCCGAACTTCATCTTCCGCTTGTGGAATGGACGAAACAACAGGTTGCCAGTGGCGAACGGACCGCTAAGGCTTATTATAACGCCCGTGGATGGGTGACGCATATCTTGGGAAATGTCTGGGAGTTCACTGCACCGGGCGAACATCCGTCATGGGGGGCAACCAATACTTCCGCCGCTTGGCTTTGCGAACATTTGTACATGCATTATCTTTATACGTTGGATAAGGAATATCTGAAAGATGTGTATCCGGTTTTGAAAGGAGCTTCCCTGTTCTTTGTGGATATGTTGGTGGAAGATCCCCGCAACAAATATCTGGTGACGGCCCCGACCACTTCGCCTGAAAACGGTTATAAGTTGCCGAACGGCAAGACGGCTCATATCTGTGCCGGTTCGACGATGGACAACCAGATCGTCCGCGAACTGTTCACCAATACGATCGAGGCTGCCGACATATTAGGACTTGATTCTGCTTTCGCCGGCGAACTGGCTGCCAAGCGTGCCCGTTTGATGCCGACGACGATCGGCAAGGACGGGCGTATCATGGAATGGCTCGAACCCTACGAAGAGGTTGAACCTCATCATCGCCATGTGTCTCATCTCTATGGACTGTATCCGGGCAATGAGATATCAACGGAGCGTACACCTGAACTTGCCGAAGCTGCCCGTAAGTCGCTGATTGCCCGTGGCGATAAGAGCACGGGATGGTCGATGGGGTGGAAGATGAATTTCTGGGCGCGTCTGCATGACGGCGACCATGCCTATAAGTTGTTTGTCGACCTGCTCCGTCCGTGTGTGGACCGTAAGACAAATATGACGAACGGCGGCGGGACATATCCGAACCTGTTTTGTGCGCATCCTCCTTTCCAGATAGACGGTAACTTTGGCGGTTGTGCCGGTATTGCCGAAATGCTGGTACAGAGCCAGACGGGAGAAATCGAACTGCTTCCCGCCCTGCCTTCCGCCTGGAAAAGCGGCAGTTTCAAAGGACTGAAAGTTCGCGGAGGCGGCGAAGTGTCTGCCAAATGGAAAGAAGGCCGCTTGGCGGAAGCCGGTTTGAAAGCCCTGGTTCCCGGTTCGTTCCGTATCAAACTCCCGGCCGATTCGGCGAATATGGGCATCAAGATCAACCAAAAAGCCGTATCTCTCCCGGTTGTCGACGGCATGTTGAAAGTAGAATTGCAGGCTGAAGATCAGTTGGTACTGATGTTTTGA